The following proteins are encoded in a genomic region of Fusarium keratoplasticum isolate Fu6.1 chromosome 9, whole genome shotgun sequence:
- a CDS encoding TruB-N domain-containing protein produces MATDIVREGVLGINHGRFLTAINKPCGISSAQVIRECQKVFNPSKFFKPMIDAEIAKRMNESGQQFARRKQIKKASQVKMGHGGTLDPLATGVLILGIGSGTKVLSQFLECTKTYETVILFGASTDTYDRVGRILTKRPYDHITREKVEKELASMKGPLTQIPPLYSALKMNGKPLYEYAREGKPIPREIEGREVEIKDIELLEWYEPGKHSHRWPTEEAEAAERNLAEQVWRVKKQQETNKKLSPEEKEEDDQAIAAHESFKRKFEQRQDELIKDAPAKRARHSKNPPMMSGALGQLPQPIYSEKGTHLVPDAPDENTPPPWSDEGPPAARVRLTVTSGFYIRSFCHDLGAKMDSAALMAELCRSRQSDFSIGGTNCLEFDDLSKGEEVWAPQVASMLEQWSNENKDKATGPSPATSQRPQKRKHEYKSSSPGPDSPKHKHQKHHHKDKAEKRRHSKSPEGSRSSPKAEATESKDDAKQAKEPKPSKKEAEPAKEEAKPNNATRSDDEKSWNGIED; encoded by the exons ATGGCTACGGACATTGTCCGGGAAGGCGTTCTCG GCATTAACCATGGTCGCTTCCTTACAGCCATCAACAAGCCTTGCGGAATCAGCTCGGCGCAAGTTATCCGCGAGTGCCAAAAGGTCTTCAATCCCTCAAAGTTCTTCAAGCCAATGATCGACGCCGAGATCGCCAAGCGCATGAACGAGTCCGGCCAGCAGTTCGCCCGTCGCAAGCAAATCAAGAAGGCCTCGCAGGTCAAGATGGGCCATGGAGGAACCCTCGATCCTCTTGCCACCGGCGTCCTCATTCTGGGCATTGGATCTGGCACCAAGGTTCTGTCTCAGTTCCTCGAATGCACCAAGACATACGAGaccgtcatcctcttcggcgCAAGCACCGATACCTACGATCGAGTTGGTCGCATCCTTACCAAGCGACCCTACGACCACATCACCCGCGAaaaggttgagaaggagctTGCAAGCATGAAGGGTCCCCTCACCCAGATCCCACCTCTGTACTCTGCGCTCAAGATGAACGGCAAACCCCTGTACGAGTACGCGCGAGAAGGCAAGCCTATCCCTCGGGAGATTGAGGGCAGAGAggtcgagatcaaggacattgagCTTCTCGAATGGTACGAACCTGGCAAGCACAGCCACCGATGGCCAaccgaggaggctgaggccgcAGAGCGGAATCTGGCCGAGCAGGTCTGGAGggtcaagaagcagcaggagaccaacaagaagctgagccccgaggagaaggaagaagacgaccaGGCGATAGCGGCGCATGAGTCTTTCAAGCGCAAGTTTGAGCAGCGCCAGGACGAGCTTATTAAGGACGCCCCGGCAAAGCGAGCGCGACACTCCAAGAACCCCCCAATGATGTCGGGCGCTCTGGGACAGCTACCACAGCCCATCTACAGTGAAAAGGGAACTCATCTGGTTCCTGACGCACCTGACGAGAACACCCCCCCTCCCTGGAGCGACGAGGGCCCTCCCGCTGCCAGGGTGCGGTTGACAGTGACCTCCGGTTTCTACATTCGAAGCTTCTGCCATGATCTGGGTGCCAAGATGGACTCGGCCGCTCTCATGGCTGAACTGTGCCGGTCTCGACAGAGCGACTTTTCTATCGGCGGTACAAACTGTCTCGAGTTCGATGACCTttccaagggcgaggaggtaTGGGCTCCTCAAGTCGCCAGCATGCTGGAGCAGTGGAGCAACGAGAACAAGGATAAGGCAACTGGCCCGTCTCCTGCTACCTCGCAGAGACCTCAGAAGAGGAAGCATGAGTATAAGAGCTCCAGCCCCGGCCCTGACTCTcccaagcacaagcaccAGAAGCACCACCACAAGGACAAGGCAGAGAAGCGACGGCACTCCAAGTCCCCCGAAGGATCCCGGTCATCTCCCAAGGCCGAAGCCACCGAGTCCAAGGACGATGCtaagcaggccaaggagcccaagcccagcaaGAAGGAAGCCGAGCCTGCgaaggaagaagccaagccTAACAACGCTACCAGATCTGACGATGAAAAGTCTTGGAATGGTATCGAAGATTGA
- a CDS encoding DNMT1-RFD domain-containing protein produces MVGRPRRASTSSVETVDEDRILWRQETSVLRTAPVDKIHGPEPVFELQDAVVLNKDGHTLENALHVGTRGPYIIRGTLIIDEPEQKTHLIMRVRHSMPIQVPKSNRYSIGEAGEGNPVIWVEGRCAWYEINPSPAYAPIYNKMCEAALLYYRIMDIYKAKKPKKAKKGKKDQLKELHSVFHEYATLIGDGSTLEEVIERCDEHAAFLISQCMQEEPDVFEWGSNPFYQWLVAKYPELVEKAEERLKNPPPVARSPSVEAKPVATLVAPSLLPSRTRSGSSAPSVARSNATPELMDVQDSPPRHRSTRSRSITQRETSSVVDLPAPSQPQRSAPAIRQPPSVQSVTRTPSVAPASSEVGGPVSNDEITPFQSVVNGVEWVYDQIGKNKKGMIMLSTLNKLFFSYKFPNFKNGESGCHKIPVEELLHYNAQALLQVLDKDKYSGHEFYSWLQAAAERPFVPVALKPSDLPYRLVPRGSRPRPSKATQPLPEAQGVVTSGLEDDLSSTPRSSSAGKSLRRPGRPSGKKSSLRLTTGSKKRLHSDIDSESEDDESRPKRSHCFSDGDEDMEVDAQASSSDDEVPREASQEPIKIVIRADKIPSTVPHGPNETWVCEEEDCGYVVRGGDVQECQQRIQRHFQEHEGQMDRVSLAMTEGTRGHLPIKYAYFPPFLILVEFPPPSPATNTTPTTTTTTTTTATTSSTFTTTTTSAIITHYQPQPPSSSPSNPPEPTVPTTGNFKSLVSRHLMEKLKKLGEKSEASQQLAVDGVALPQRIKRNLLV; encoded by the exons ATGGTTGGACGCCCTCGACGGGCGTCTACGTCCAGTGTCGAGACGGTCGACGAGGACCGCATCCTCTGGCGTCAGGAGACATCAGTCCTCAGAACCGCCCCAGTGGACAAGATACACGGCCCAGAGCCGGTCTTTGAGCTTCAGGATGCTGTGGTGCTCAACAAAGATGGCCACACCCTTGAGAATGCGCTTCATGTCGGCACCCGAGGTCCTTATATCATCCGCGGCACTCTGATCATCGACGAACCTGAGCAGAAAACGCACC TGATCATGAGAGTTCGACACTCGATGCCGATTCAGGTTCCAAAAAGCAACAGATATTCGATCGGAGAGGCTGGAGAGGGCAATCCCGTCATCTGGGTCGAGGGCAGATGTGCTTGGTACGAGATCAACCCCTCGCCTGCATACGCCCCCATCTACAACAAGATGTGCGAGGCCGCTTTGCTTTACTACCGGATCATGGACATctacaaggccaagaaaccaaaaaaggcaaagaaggggaagaaggatCAATTGAAAGAGCTTCACTCTGTCTTTCACGAG TATGCTACGCTGATCGGCGATGGCTCAACCCTCGAAGAAGTCATTGAGCGGTGCGACGAGCACGCAGCGTTCTTGATTTCACAGTGCATGCAGGAAGAACCCGATGTATTCGAATGGGGTAGCAACCCCTTCTACCAGTGGTTGGTTGCCAAGTACCCA GAACTTGTGGAAAAGGCAGAAGAGCGCCTGAAGAACCCGCCTCCGGTTGCACGATCACCCTCTGTCGAGGCCAAACCGGTCGCAACACTGGTTGCCCCATCACTATTGCCTTCAAGGACTCGGTCAGGCTCCTCAGCCCCCTCAGTCGCTCGGAGCAATGCCACGCCTGAGCTTATGGATGTCCAAGATAGTCCACCGAGACACCGATCCACCCGGTCACGTTCAATCACCCAGCGGGAGACCAGCAGTGTGGTCGACCTGCCAGCTCCATCCCAGCCACAGAGAAGTGCCCCTGCTATTAGACAGCCTCCCAGTGTGCAATCGGTGACACGCACACCTTCAGTCGCCCCAGCGAGCAGCGAGGTGGGAGGACCAGTCAGTAACGACGAGATAACACCGTTCCAGAGTGTTGTGAATGGCGTCGAGTGGGTGTACGACCAGATCggcaagaacaagaagggcaTGATAATGTTGTCCACTCTCAACAAGCTGTTCTTCTCGTACAAGTTTCCCAACTTCAAGAACGGGGAGAGCGGGTGTCACAAGATTCCGGTTGAAGAGCTCCTGCATTACAATGCCCAAGCActcctccaggtcctcgacaaggaTAAGTATAGTGGCCACGAGTTCTATTCTTGGCTGCAGGCCGCAGCTGAAAGGCCATTTGTGCCCGTCGCTTTGAAGCCTTCCGATTTGCCCTACCGCCTTGTACCTCGAGGcagtcgtcctcgtcctAGCAAGGCTACGCAACCTCTTCCTGAAGCACAAGGAGTTGTCACTTCAGGCCTGGAAGACGATCTTTCTAGCACTCCGCggtcctcctcagcaggaAAGAGCCTCAGGAGACCAGGTCGCCCTTCCGGCAAGAAATCCAGTCTTCGTCTGACGACCGGATCCAAGAAGCGGCTTCACTCTGATATAGACAGCGAGTCAGAGGACGATGAGTCGCGGCCAAAGAGGTCTCATTGCTTCtcagatggagatgaggatatGGAAGTCGATGCCCAGGCCAGCTCATCTGACGACGAAGTGCCTCGTGAAGCCTCGCAGGAACCCATCAAGATCGTTATCCGAGCCGACAAGATTCCTTCAACCGTCCCACATGGTCCCAACGAGACATGGGTCtgcgaggaagaagactgCGGCTACGTCGTCCGTGGCGGCGACGTGCAAGAATGTCAACAACGCATACAAAGACACTTCCAAGAGCACGAGGGCCAAATGGATCGTGTCAGCCTAGCCATGACAGAGGGCACTCGAGGTCATCTACCCATCAAGTATGCTTACTTTCCCCCTTTTCTGATACTGGTTGAGTTCCCTCCCCCGTCACCAGCTACGAACACCACTCCtactaccaccaccactaccacTACCACAGCTACCACCTCCTCTACATTcactaccaccaccacttcAGCTATTATTACCCATTACCAACCTcagccgccatcatcatctcccagTAACCCACCGGAGCCTACCGTCCCGACAACTGGCAACTTCAAGTCCCTTGTCAGCCG TCATCTTATGGAGAAATTGAAGAAGTTGGGTGAGAAGTCTGAGGCTTCTCAGCAACTCGCTGTCGACGGAGTCGCTCTCCCGCAGCGCATCAAACGCAACCTCCTTGTCTGA
- a CDS encoding Protein kinase gsk3 produces the protein MSAHRPNAFNSLRMGEVIREKVQDGVTGETRDLQYTQCKIVGNGSFGVVFQTKLSPSGEDAAIKRVLQDKRFKNRELQIMRIVRHPNIVQLKAFYYSNGERKDEVYLNLVQEFVPETVYRASRFFNKMKTTMPILEVKLYIYQLFRALAYIHSQGICHRDIKPQNLLLDPNSGILKLCDFGSAKILVENEPNVSYICSRYYRAPELIFGATNYTTKIDVWSTGCVMAELMLGQPLFPGESGIDQLVEIIKVLGTPTREQIRTMNPNYMEHKFPQIKPHPFNKVFRKADANAIDLIARLLEYTPTERQSAIDAMVHPFFDELRDPNTKLPDSRHGTGQLRELPALFDFTRHELSIAPSLNHKLVPSHIQPVLASQGLDIDNFTPLTKQEMMAKLD, from the exons ATGTCGGCTCATCGGCCAAACGCCTTCAATAGCCTGCGGATGGGAG AGGTGATCCGTGAAAAGGTTCAAGATGGAGTAACTGGCGAGACCCGAGATCTGCAGTATACCCAGTGCAAAATTGTCGGAAATGGTTCCTTCGGTGTCGTTTTCCAGACCAAGCTGTCTCCATCGGGAGAGGACGCTGCCATCAAGCGTGTTCTTCAGGATAAGAGGTTCAAG AACCGTGAGCTCCAGATCATGCGCATTGTCCGTCACCCCAACATCGTCCAGCTCAAGGCCTTCTACTACTCCAACGGTGAACGT AAAGACGAGGTCTACCTCAACCTGGTTCAAGAGTTCGTGCCCGAGACTGTCTACCGAGCCTCTCGATTTTtcaacaagatgaagaccaCCATGCCTATCCTGGAGGTGAAGCTGTACATTTACCAGCTGTTCAGAGCTCTGGCGTACATCCACTCCCAGGGTATCTGCCACCGAGACATCAAGCCCCAGAACCTTCTCCTAGACCCCAACAGCGGAATCCTCAAGCTCTGCGATTTTGGAAGTGCAAAGATCCTAGTTGAGAACGAGCCAAATGTTTCATACATCTGCTCCCGATATTACCGCGCGCCCGAACTCATCTTCGGTGCAACTAACTATACCACAAAGATTG ATGTGTGGTCGACAGGCTGCGTCATGGCCGAGCTTATGCTTGGTCAGCCTCTTTTCCCCGGCGAGTCGGGCATCGACCAGCTTGTTGAAATCATCAAGGTTCTGGGCACACCTACTCGAGAACAGATCCGGACCATGAACCCCAACTACATGGAGCACAAGTTCCCCCAAATCAAGCCTCACCCGTTCAACAAGGTCTTCCGGAAGGCGGACGCTAATGCTATCGACCTCATCGCCCGCCTGCTGGAGTACACACCAACTGAGCGACAATCGGCAATCGACGCCATGGTTCATCCCTTCTTCGACGAGCTTCGAGACCCCAACACCAAGCTGCCCGACTCACGACACGGCACTGGTCAGCTCCGCGAGCTACCCGCCCTCTTCGACTTCACCCGCCACG AACTCTCCATCGCCCCTAGCCTGAACCACAAGCTGGTCCCCTCACACATCCAACCCGTGTTGGCATCTCAAGGTCTCGACATCGACAACTTCACGCCGTTGACGAAgcaggagatgatggccaagctCGACTGA